One Streptomyces sp. NBC_00223 genomic window carries:
- a CDS encoding ABC transporter ATP-binding protein, protein MSGPGGPSLLATATATATATAARVVDAEKVYGAGDAAVHALDGVTVGFPAGRFTAIMGPSGSGKSTLMHCAAGLDSLSAGAAYIGETELGTLGDRQLTLLRRERVGFVFQSFNLLPTLTVAENITLPLDLAGRAPDAAWVDSLIDVVGLRDRLLHRPGELSGGQQQRVAVARALAGRPEVVFADEPTGNLDSRSGGEVLDLLGRAVREMGRTVVMVTHDPVAAAYADEVVFLADGKLVDRMAEPTAARVLDRMKALDGRGAGGGS, encoded by the coding sequence ATGAGCGGCCCCGGCGGACCGAGCCTGCTCGCCACCGCCACCGCCACCGCCACCGCCACCGCGGCCCGCGTCGTCGACGCCGAGAAGGTGTACGGCGCCGGCGACGCGGCCGTCCACGCGCTGGACGGGGTGACGGTCGGCTTCCCGGCCGGCCGTTTCACCGCGATCATGGGCCCCTCCGGCTCGGGGAAGTCGACGCTGATGCACTGCGCGGCCGGGCTGGACTCGCTCAGCGCCGGCGCCGCGTACATCGGCGAGACCGAACTCGGCACCCTCGGCGACCGGCAGTTGACACTGCTGCGCCGCGAACGCGTGGGCTTTGTCTTCCAGTCCTTCAATCTGCTGCCGACGCTCACCGTCGCCGAGAACATCACCCTCCCGCTCGACCTCGCCGGGCGCGCCCCGGACGCCGCGTGGGTGGACTCGCTGATCGACGTCGTCGGGCTCCGCGACCGGCTGCTGCACCGTCCGGGTGAACTCTCCGGCGGCCAGCAGCAGCGGGTCGCCGTGGCCCGGGCGCTGGCCGGCCGGCCCGAGGTCGTCTTCGCCGACGAGCCGACCGGCAACCTCGACTCCCGCTCCGGCGGCGAGGTGCTGGACCTGCTCGGCCGGGCCGTGCGCGAGATGGGCCGCACGGTGGTCATGGTCACCCACGACCCGGTCGCCGCCGCCTACGCCGACGAGGTGGTCTTCCTCGCCGACGGCAAGCTGGTCGACCGGATGGCGGAGCCGACGGCGGCCCGGGTGCTCGACCGCATGAAGGCACTCGACGGGCGCGGCGCGGGCGGTGGGTCATGA
- a CDS encoding DeoR/GlpR family DNA-binding transcription regulator, whose product MSDNQNLLAEQRRALILDEVRRRGGVRVNELTRRLNVSDMTVRRDLDALARQGVVEKVHGGAVPVVEASSHEPGFEAKSSLELGAKEAIARAAATLVSPGSAIALAGGTTTFALAHHLLDVPDLTVVTNSVRVADVFQSGQRRPGAHHGEGSATVVITGGVRTPSETLVGPVADRAISSLHFDLLFLGVHGISVEAGLSTPNLAEAETNRQFVRSARRVVVIADHTKWGTVGLSSFASLEDVDTLVTDAGIPEVLRAEIAEHLSDLVVAGEPAGPADN is encoded by the coding sequence GTGAGCGACAACCAGAACCTCCTCGCGGAGCAGCGGCGGGCCCTGATCCTGGACGAGGTGCGGCGGCGCGGCGGTGTGCGGGTCAACGAACTCACCCGGCGGCTCAACGTCTCCGACATGACCGTGCGCCGCGACCTGGACGCGCTGGCCCGGCAGGGCGTCGTGGAGAAGGTGCACGGCGGCGCGGTGCCGGTGGTCGAGGCGAGCAGCCACGAGCCGGGCTTCGAGGCCAAGTCGAGCCTCGAACTGGGGGCCAAGGAGGCGATCGCCAGGGCCGCGGCGACCCTCGTCTCCCCGGGCAGCGCCATCGCGCTGGCGGGCGGCACCACCACCTTCGCCCTGGCCCACCACCTGCTGGACGTACCGGACTTGACCGTGGTGACCAACTCGGTACGGGTCGCGGACGTCTTCCAGTCCGGCCAGCGGCGGCCCGGCGCGCACCACGGCGAGGGGTCGGCGACCGTGGTGATCACCGGCGGGGTGCGCACACCGTCCGAGACGCTGGTCGGTCCGGTCGCGGACCGGGCGATCAGTTCGCTCCACTTCGACCTGCTGTTCCTGGGGGTGCACGGCATCTCGGTGGAGGCGGGCCTGTCCACGCCGAACCTCGCGGAGGCCGAGACCAACCGGCAGTTCGTCCGCTCGGCCCGGCGGGTGGTGGTGATCGCCGACCACACCAAGTGGGGGACGGTGGGCCTGAGTTCGTTCGCGTCGCTGGAGGACGTGGACACCCTGGTGACGGACGCGGGCATCCCCGAGGTGCTGCGCGCGGAGATCGCCGAGCATCTGTCGGACCTCGTGGTGGCCGGCGAGCCCGCCGGCCCCGCCGACAACTGA
- a CDS encoding ATP-binding protein has translation MQADQFDPAARECALELEAHPYRIQQIRRIVSAQLRYWRLDPLIDAASTGISELLANVHRHARPDKRCAVKLTLVSDRLTVAVSDHDPRLPHPQPMEPTATTGRGLAMVEAMTDSWGTDLLPDDTGKVVWFVLRTPMAAPTLVPLKTAHVPFKKAVVPERLAVAASVA, from the coding sequence ATGCAAGCCGACCAATTCGATCCAGCGGCCCGGGAGTGTGCGCTCGAACTCGAAGCGCATCCGTACCGGATCCAGCAAATCCGGCGCATCGTGTCCGCCCAGCTGCGCTACTGGCGCCTCGACCCGCTCATCGACGCGGCGTCGACCGGCATCAGCGAGCTGCTCGCCAACGTGCACCGCCACGCCAGGCCCGACAAGCGGTGCGCGGTCAAACTCACCCTGGTGTCCGACCGCCTCACCGTGGCCGTCTCCGACCATGATCCGCGGCTGCCGCATCCGCAGCCGATGGAGCCGACCGCCACCACCGGCCGCGGCCTGGCCATGGTCGAGGCGATGACGGACAGCTGGGGCACCGATCTGCTGCCCGACGACACCGGCAAAGTGGTGTGGTTCGTCCTGCGCACCCCGATGGCCGCGCCGACGCTGGTGCCGCTCAAAACCGCCCACGTGCCGTTCAAGAAGGCCGTCGTACCGGAGCGCCTCGCCGTCGCGGCCTCGGTCGCCTGA
- a CDS encoding SHOCT domain-containing protein: MNTLAWHDGGPGPWILFFPLIWVFAVALVITLLRRTVWRGRGGPWHQRAASSEHSPIAVLGRRYAAGEIDEDEYRQRLAVLDEQFGRDARGGLRGGKGGAV, encoded by the coding sequence ATGAACACCCTTGCATGGCACGACGGCGGGCCCGGCCCGTGGATTCTGTTCTTCCCGCTGATCTGGGTGTTCGCGGTGGCCCTCGTGATCACCCTGCTGCGGCGGACGGTGTGGCGAGGGCGCGGCGGACCCTGGCACCAGAGGGCCGCGAGCAGCGAGCACTCGCCCATCGCGGTGCTCGGACGGCGGTACGCCGCCGGTGAGATCGACGAGGACGAGTACCGGCAGCGGCTGGCCGTCCTGGACGAGCAGTTCGGCCGTGACGCGCGAGGCGGCCTTCGCGGCGGCAAGGGCGGCGCCGTATGA
- a CDS encoding SRPBCC family protein → MARLNRRLRPVELDFLDAAPVRLVFSAAIAAPPRAAYHALAEDTAGWSEWFGAVRSARPTENGRHVVLSGGLRFDETVLAAESPRRYAYRGDATNRPGVRAVLEEWRVEPLARGSLVQWTIAVEPAAPAAVFLRAFTPVLRASFRRAMHRLDLRSV, encoded by the coding sequence ATGGCCCGCCTCAACCGCCGACTGCGCCCGGTCGAGCTGGACTTCCTCGACGCGGCTCCGGTGCGGCTGGTCTTCTCCGCCGCGATCGCCGCGCCCCCGCGGGCCGCTTACCACGCGCTCGCGGAGGACACGGCGGGCTGGTCCGAGTGGTTCGGCGCGGTCAGGTCCGCCCGGCCGACGGAGAACGGGCGGCACGTCGTCCTGTCCGGCGGCCTGCGCTTCGACGAGACGGTCCTCGCCGCCGAGTCGCCCCGGCGGTACGCCTACCGCGGCGACGCCACCAACCGCCCAGGGGTCCGGGCGGTCCTTGAGGAGTGGCGGGTGGAGCCGCTGGCGCGGGGCAGCCTGGTGCAGTGGACGATCGCCGTCGAACCGGCCGCGCCCGCGGCCGTGTTCCTGCGGGCGTTCACCCCGGTGCTGCGGGCGTCCTTCCGGCGGGCGATGCACCGGCTGGACCTGCGGAGCGTGTGA
- a CDS encoding aminotransferase-like domain-containing protein, with protein sequence MDDFRRVANRVAAQIAAGRLRPGDRLPTQRAFARRHAIADSTASRVYAELARRGLTVGEVGRGTFVRATAPAEGPALAEPSPARVDLELNYPVVEGQSALLGAGLARLSRPDVLAAALRPAGATGTAAAREAAAALLTRPGWAPDPATVLFAGNGRQAIAAALSALVPTGGRLGVEEFTYPVVKSLAARLGITLVPLACDEDGLRPDALLAAHRDGPLGAVYAQPTLHNPLTVTMPDRRRAELAAVLRQIDTVAVEDAIWSFLAPDAPDAPDAPDAPETPNAPHTPNTPPPLAAYAPERVILADSLSKRLAPGLTLGFAVTPPALADRLTAALRSGAWTTTGYALEAATGWLTDGTADTIRAAKRADAAHRVRLAVRALDGFDLRTDPRAYFCWWNLPEPWRADTFVAAAARRGIAVTPAASFAAGPHRAPGAVRLGLASPPPAVLDRALATLAALARTAPDDVSPD encoded by the coding sequence GTGGACGACTTCCGCCGCGTCGCGAACCGCGTGGCCGCCCAGATCGCGGCGGGGCGCCTGCGCCCCGGCGACCGGCTGCCGACGCAGCGCGCCTTCGCCCGCCGCCACGCGATCGCCGACTCGACGGCGAGCCGCGTGTACGCCGAGTTGGCGCGGCGCGGACTGACCGTCGGCGAGGTCGGCCGCGGCACGTTCGTACGGGCGACCGCCCCCGCCGAGGGTCCCGCGCTGGCGGAGCCCAGCCCCGCCCGGGTGGACCTGGAGCTGAACTACCCCGTCGTGGAAGGCCAGTCCGCGCTGCTCGGCGCGGGCCTCGCCCGCCTGTCCAGGCCCGACGTCCTCGCCGCCGCGCTGCGTCCCGCGGGCGCGACCGGTACGGCGGCCGCCCGCGAGGCCGCCGCCGCGCTGCTCACCCGCCCGGGGTGGGCCCCCGACCCGGCCACCGTCCTGTTCGCCGGGAACGGCCGCCAGGCGATCGCCGCCGCGCTGTCCGCCCTCGTCCCGACCGGCGGCCGCCTCGGCGTCGAGGAGTTCACGTATCCCGTGGTGAAGTCGCTCGCCGCGCGCCTGGGCATCACCCTCGTACCGCTGGCCTGCGACGAGGACGGTCTGCGGCCCGACGCGCTTCTCGCCGCGCACCGGGACGGCCCGCTCGGCGCGGTGTACGCGCAGCCGACGCTGCACAACCCGCTGACCGTCACCATGCCGGACCGGCGCCGCGCCGAACTCGCCGCCGTACTGCGGCAGATAGACACCGTCGCGGTCGAGGACGCGATCTGGTCCTTCCTGGCACCCGACGCGCCCGACGCACCCGACGCACCCGACGCGCCGGAAACGCCGAACGCCCCGCACACACCCAACACCCCACCCCCGCTGGCCGCGTACGCCCCGGAACGCGTGATCCTCGCCGACAGCCTGTCCAAGCGGCTGGCCCCCGGCCTGACCCTGGGCTTCGCGGTGACCCCGCCCGCGCTCGCCGACCGGCTGACCGCGGCGCTGCGCTCGGGCGCGTGGACGACCACCGGCTACGCCCTGGAGGCGGCGACCGGCTGGCTCACCGACGGCACCGCGGACACGATCCGCGCGGCCAAACGTGCGGACGCGGCGCACCGCGTACGCCTCGCCGTGCGCGCCCTGGACGGCTTTGACCTGCGCACGGACCCGCGCGCGTACTTCTGCTGGTGGAATCTGCCCGAGCCCTGGCGGGCCGACACCTTCGTGGCGGCCGCCGCCCGCCGCGGCATCGCGGTGACCCCGGCCGCGTCCTTCGCCGCGGGCCCGCACCGCGCCCCCGGGGCCGTACGGCTGGGCCTGGCCTCGCCCCCGCCGGCCGTGCTCGACCGGGCGCTGGCCACGCTGGCAGCCCTCGCCCGCACCGCCCCGGACGACGTATCACCGGACTGA
- a CDS encoding alpha/beta fold hydrolase, with the protein MGRLEVRGVSVGYDDIGGRGSGGVPLVLVHGHPFDRTMWRPQTHAFPGQRVIAPDLRGYGATTVVPGVTPLDAFAHDLAALLDRLGVARATLCGLSMGGQIVLEFHRLFPERVAGLVLADTFAQADTPQGRKERNDRADTLLRDGMAGYAHAVLDSMVAPATVRDLPEVAAHVLDMMLAAPPEGAAAALRGRAERPDYTPTLAGITVPTLVVVGRDDTFTPVADARFLYERIPGARLAVIEGAGHLPNLERPADFNRALAGLLAEVNGD; encoded by the coding sequence GTGGGCAGGCTAGAGGTGCGCGGGGTCAGCGTGGGGTACGACGACATCGGCGGCCGCGGCAGCGGCGGCGTGCCGTTGGTGTTGGTGCACGGGCACCCCTTCGACCGGACGATGTGGCGGCCGCAGACCCACGCCTTTCCCGGGCAGCGGGTGATCGCACCCGACCTGCGCGGGTACGGCGCGACCACCGTCGTGCCCGGCGTCACCCCGCTGGACGCCTTCGCCCACGACCTCGCCGCCCTCCTCGACCGACTCGGCGTCGCCCGCGCCACGTTGTGCGGCCTGTCGATGGGCGGGCAGATCGTCCTGGAGTTCCACCGGCTGTTCCCCGAGCGCGTCGCCGGGCTCGTACTCGCCGACACCTTCGCCCAGGCGGATACCCCGCAGGGCCGGAAGGAACGCAACGACCGGGCGGACACGCTGCTGCGCGACGGCATGGCCGGATACGCCCACGCCGTACTGGACTCGATGGTCGCGCCCGCCACCGTACGCGACCTGCCCGAAGTCGCCGCGCACGTACTGGACATGATGCTCGCCGCACCCCCCGAGGGCGCCGCCGCGGCCCTGCGCGGACGGGCCGAACGACCCGACTACACCCCCACGCTCGCCGGAATCACCGTACCGACCCTGGTCGTCGTCGGCCGCGACGACACCTTCACCCCGGTCGCCGACGCGCGCTTCCTGTACGAGCGGATCCCCGGCGCCCGGCTCGCCGTGATCGAGGGCGCGGGCCACCTCCCCAACCTGGAACGCCCGGCCGACTTCAACCGGGCGCTGGCCGGTCTGCTGGCCGAGGTGAACGGAGACTGA
- a CDS encoding right-handed parallel beta-helix repeat-containing protein, with product MAHGVVQVTNPSSSRWRRRTGEYETLAAALQAASDGDVLSVASGTYRENLVVDSAVTLRCADGPGTVRIAPTAGVALTVRAAASVQDLLVEGQDISAPALLVEACAPELSGLRVSTRSAVGIEVREGARPTVRRCTVDNPAGLGISVLDGAGGLYEECEVVAAGQSGISVRGGAGPRLERCRVHHASGAGLSVTGEGSSLEAVGCEVFEIRGTGVQVSSRATGNLTDCQVHRTTGDGIALDTDAVLALADCDIHDIPENAIDLRARSVLTLTRCAVRRFGRNGLSVWDPGTRADADQCEIHDSTGDYPAVWVSDGAVAILDACRVHDVPDALFVLDRGSRADVVDSDFSQIRNTAVSVSDGANIQLDDCRIREAATGAWFRDHGSGGTLAQVTIDGTATGVIVTKGADPALERCTITNPSEAGIYVSAEGRGTFTGCRVTGSKGYGFHIIDGCRSTLTRCRTERCERGGYEFAEPGPVTEECTSDRTATEEPPVPVPAAPLRQTAAQSYGLLGGVPAQRPPEEEPQPQARPSDDVLGELDGLVGLDGVKREVRTLIDMISVGRRREQAGLKAPSPRRHLVFTGSPGTGKTTVARLYGEILASVGVLQRGHLVEVARVDLVGEHIGSTAIRTQEAFERARGGVLFIDEAYALAPEDAGRDFGREAIDTLVKLMEDHRDAVVVIVAGYTAEMERFLASNPGVASRFSRTITFGDYTAEELVRIVESQVVEHQYRLGEDTGEALLKYFTAIPKGPAFGNGRTARQTFEAMVERHAVRLAHVDEATHDELQLLYPEDLPALL from the coding sequence TTGTCGGTGGCTTCCGGCACTTACCGGGAGAATCTGGTGGTGGACAGCGCGGTGACACTGCGCTGCGCGGACGGCCCCGGCACCGTGCGGATCGCCCCGACGGCGGGCGTCGCGCTGACCGTACGGGCCGCCGCCTCCGTACAGGACCTGCTCGTGGAGGGGCAGGACATCTCGGCCCCCGCGCTGCTGGTCGAGGCGTGCGCGCCCGAGCTGTCGGGGCTGCGCGTCAGCACCCGTTCGGCGGTCGGCATCGAGGTGCGGGAGGGCGCCCGGCCCACCGTGCGGCGGTGCACCGTGGACAACCCGGCCGGGCTCGGCATCAGTGTGCTGGACGGCGCCGGCGGCCTGTACGAGGAGTGCGAGGTGGTCGCCGCGGGCCAGAGCGGCATCTCGGTGCGCGGCGGCGCCGGGCCCCGGCTGGAGCGCTGCCGGGTCCACCACGCCTCGGGCGCGGGCCTTTCGGTGACCGGCGAGGGCAGTTCGCTCGAAGCGGTCGGCTGCGAGGTGTTCGAGATCCGCGGCACCGGGGTGCAGGTCTCGTCCCGCGCGACCGGCAATCTCACCGACTGCCAGGTGCACCGCACCACGGGCGACGGCATCGCGCTGGACACGGACGCCGTCCTGGCGCTCGCCGACTGCGACATCCACGACATCCCCGAGAACGCCATTGATCTGCGGGCCCGTTCGGTGCTCACCCTGACCCGCTGCGCGGTGCGCCGCTTCGGCCGCAACGGTCTGTCGGTGTGGGACCCGGGCACCCGCGCGGACGCCGACCAGTGCGAGATCCACGACAGCACGGGTGACTACCCGGCGGTGTGGGTGAGCGACGGGGCCGTGGCCATACTGGACGCCTGCCGGGTGCACGACGTGCCCGACGCGCTGTTCGTGCTGGACCGGGGTTCGCGCGCGGACGTGGTGGACAGCGACTTCTCGCAGATCCGCAACACCGCGGTCTCGGTGAGCGACGGGGCCAACATCCAGCTGGACGACTGCCGGATCAGGGAGGCCGCGACCGGCGCCTGGTTCCGCGACCACGGCAGCGGCGGCACCCTCGCGCAGGTCACTATCGACGGCACGGCGACCGGGGTGATCGTCACCAAGGGCGCCGATCCGGCCCTGGAGCGCTGCACGATCACCAACCCCTCCGAGGCCGGGATCTACGTGTCGGCGGAGGGCCGCGGCACCTTCACCGGCTGCCGGGTGACGGGCAGCAAGGGCTACGGCTTCCACATCATCGACGGCTGCCGGTCCACCCTGACCCGCTGCCGCACCGAGCGCTGCGAGCGCGGCGGTTACGAGTTCGCGGAGCCGGGCCCGGTCACCGAGGAGTGCACCAGCGACCGTACGGCCACCGAGGAGCCGCCCGTCCCCGTACCGGCGGCGCCGCTGCGGCAGACCGCGGCCCAGTCGTACGGCCTGCTCGGCGGTGTCCCCGCGCAACGGCCGCCCGAGGAGGAGCCGCAGCCGCAGGCCAGGCCGAGCGACGACGTGCTGGGCGAACTCGACGGCCTGGTGGGCCTGGACGGCGTCAAGCGCGAGGTGCGCACGCTGATCGACATGATCTCGGTGGGCCGCCGCCGTGAGCAGGCCGGGCTCAAGGCCCCCTCGCCGCGCCGCCATCTGGTCTTCACCGGCTCCCCCGGCACCGGAAAGACCACCGTGGCCCGGCTCTACGGCGAGATCCTGGCGTCGGTGGGCGTGCTGCAGCGCGGCCATCTGGTGGAGGTGGCCCGGGTCGACCTGGTGGGCGAGCACATCGGGTCGACCGCAATCCGCACCCAGGAGGCGTTCGAACGGGCGCGCGGCGGTGTGCTGTTCATCGACGAGGCGTACGCGCTCGCGCCGGAGGACGCGGGACGGGACTTCGGGCGCGAGGCGATCGACACGCTGGTGAAGCTGATGGAGGACCACCGGGACGCGGTGGTGGTGATCGTGGCGGGTTACACCGCCGAGATGGAGCGCTTCCTGGCCTCCAACCCCGGTGTGGCGTCGCGTTTCTCACGGACCATCACCTTCGGCGACTACACCGCCGAGGAGCTGGTGCGGATCGTGGAGTCGCAGGTGGTCGAGCACCAGTACCGGCTCGGCGAGGACACCGGCGAGGCGCTGCTGAAGTACTTCACCGCGATCCCGAAGGGCCCGGCGTTCGGCAACGGCCGGACCGCGCGGCAGACCTTCGAGGCGATGGTCGAGCGGCACGCGGTCCGGCTGGCGCATGTGGACGAAGCGACGCACGACGAGCTCCAGTTGCTCTACCCGGAGGATCTGCCCGCGCTGCTCTGA
- a CDS encoding ABC transporter permease: protein MTTGTTRTALRLGLAGLRAHKRRFAGTFVAVFLGVSFLAGTMVMGDTMRASFGKLFADANSGTDTVVRGADEIKAGRGPGTRAPVPTDLIAAVRAVPGVAAVAPDIEGAGQLVAHDGTSLDTKGPTVAGNWIDDPGLNPYRLVAGHAPNGPGQAVINRDAAKAAKLKIGDTTLLRTPDPVKITIVGVATFGGEDGEGQTTYTGLTRADAERYLMPAPGEATTLKVRALPGVGQEQLTERVAHVLPTRYEAITGAQASDETEQATAGAFLDIFTTLLVVFAGIALLVATFSIHNTFAIVVAQRARENALLRALGATSRQVLGSTLAEAAAVAVAASATGLLGGIGVAAGLQAFFPAVGFPFPDGSLVIHAAALAVPLAVGLLVCTGSAVLPAVRAGRTAPLAALRESATDTSGASRRRALTGAVTGAAGVALTVTGVAGPNLTLAATGAVLTLAAFVVLGPVASSVAVRVLGAPVARLRGITGSLARRNALRSPRRTAATATALMIGVAVVSLFTVLGASMKTTLDRTVNRSFAGDVAISVPVYGAGGSGLSPRVAPAVAKLPEVAEAVGLGRGVADVDGRGRVLTVTDPAALSRLLDLGTVDGSLSGLGTHAVAVSRSEAGTHGWTTGSKVTLSFSDGQRLPFTVGAVYGRADLAGDYIVTRAAWAPHHVQDKDTLVAIGFRPGVGTAAGKAAVTKAVAPFGAPEVQTRSEFAKSSAAGIDTFLTLVYALLALAVLIALLGIANTLTLAVHERTRELGLLRAVGQTRGQLRAMVRWESVVVAAFGTAGGLGLGAFLGWALVKATDSDGESAFSVPPVQLAVVLLVGVAVGVLAGWRPARRAARLDVLRAIAAD, encoded by the coding sequence ATGACCACCGGCACCACCCGTACGGCACTGCGGCTCGGCCTGGCCGGGCTGCGCGCCCACAAACGCCGGTTCGCCGGCACCTTCGTGGCCGTCTTCCTGGGCGTGTCCTTCCTGGCCGGGACCATGGTCATGGGCGACACCATGCGGGCCAGCTTCGGCAAGCTCTTCGCCGACGCCAACAGCGGTACGGACACGGTCGTGCGCGGCGCCGACGAGATCAAGGCCGGCCGGGGCCCGGGCACCCGCGCGCCCGTGCCGACCGATCTGATCGCCGCCGTCCGGGCGGTCCCCGGCGTGGCCGCCGTCGCCCCCGACATCGAGGGCGCGGGCCAGCTCGTCGCGCACGACGGCACCTCGCTCGACACCAAGGGCCCGACCGTGGCGGGCAACTGGATCGACGACCCCGGACTCAACCCCTACCGGCTGGTCGCCGGACACGCGCCGAACGGCCCCGGCCAGGCCGTGATCAACCGCGACGCTGCCAAGGCGGCCAAGCTGAAGATCGGCGACACGACACTGCTGCGTACCCCCGATCCGGTGAAGATCACCATTGTGGGCGTGGCCACCTTCGGCGGTGAGGACGGCGAGGGGCAGACCACGTACACCGGGCTGACCCGGGCCGACGCCGAGCGGTATCTGATGCCGGCGCCGGGGGAGGCGACCACGCTCAAGGTACGGGCGCTGCCCGGGGTCGGGCAGGAGCAGCTGACCGAGCGGGTCGCGCACGTGCTGCCCACGCGGTACGAGGCGATCACCGGCGCGCAGGCAAGCGACGAGACCGAGCAGGCGACCGCCGGGGCCTTCCTGGACATCTTCACCACCCTGCTGGTGGTGTTCGCGGGCATCGCCCTGCTCGTCGCCACCTTCAGCATCCACAACACCTTCGCGATCGTCGTCGCCCAGCGGGCCCGGGAGAACGCGCTGCTGCGGGCGCTCGGCGCGACCAGCCGCCAGGTGCTCGGCTCGACGCTCGCCGAGGCCGCCGCGGTGGCCGTCGCCGCCTCCGCGACCGGGCTGCTCGGCGGGATCGGCGTCGCGGCCGGCCTCCAGGCGTTCTTCCCCGCCGTCGGCTTCCCCTTCCCCGACGGCTCCCTGGTGATCCACGCGGCCGCGCTGGCCGTGCCCCTGGCCGTCGGACTGCTGGTGTGCACCGGCTCCGCGGTGCTGCCGGCGGTCCGCGCGGGACGTACCGCGCCGCTGGCCGCGCTGCGGGAGAGCGCGACCGACACCTCCGGTGCCTCCCGGCGGCGGGCGCTGACCGGGGCGGTGACGGGCGCCGCCGGGGTCGCGCTCACCGTCACCGGCGTGGCGGGCCCGAACCTCACGCTCGCCGCGACCGGAGCCGTACTGACCCTGGCCGCCTTCGTGGTGCTCGGCCCGGTGGCCTCCTCGGTCGCGGTCCGCGTACTCGGCGCGCCGGTCGCCCGGCTGCGCGGGATCACCGGCTCGCTGGCCCGCCGCAACGCGCTGCGCAGCCCCCGTCGGACAGCCGCCACCGCGACCGCGCTGATGATCGGGGTCGCGGTGGTCTCGCTGTTCACCGTCCTCGGCGCGTCGATGAAGACCACGCTGGACCGTACGGTGAACCGTTCCTTCGCCGGGGACGTCGCCATCAGCGTGCCGGTGTACGGCGCGGGCGGCAGCGGGCTCAGCCCGCGGGTCGCGCCCGCCGTCGCGAAGCTGCCCGAGGTCGCGGAGGCCGTCGGGCTCGGCCGGGGCGTCGCCGACGTGGACGGCCGGGGGCGCGTGCTCACCGTCACCGACCCGGCGGCGCTGTCCCGGCTGCTCGACCTCGGCACGGTCGACGGCTCGCTGTCCGGACTGGGCACGCACGCCGTCGCGGTCTCCCGGTCGGAGGCCGGCACACACGGCTGGACCACCGGCAGCAAGGTGACGCTCTCCTTCTCCGACGGGCAGCGGCTGCCGTTCACCGTCGGCGCGGTCTACGGCCGGGCGGACCTCGCGGGCGACTACATCGTCACGCGCGCCGCCTGGGCCCCGCACCACGTCCAGGACAAGGACACACTGGTCGCGATCGGCTTCCGGCCCGGTGTCGGCACGGCCGCGGGCAAGGCCGCCGTCACCAAGGCGGTGGCACCCTTCGGCGCGCCCGAGGTGCAGACCAGGAGCGAGTTCGCCAAGTCGTCCGCGGCCGGCATCGACACCTTCCTCACCCTCGTCTACGCCCTGCTCGCGCTGGCCGTGCTGATCGCGCTGCTCGGCATCGCCAACACGCTCACCCTCGCGGTGCACGAGCGGACCCGGGAGCTCGGCCTGCTGCGCGCGGTCGGGCAGACCCGGGGACAGCTGCGGGCGATGGTCCGCTGGGAGTCGGTCGTGGTGGCCGCCTTCGGCACGGCGGGCGGACTGGGGCTCGGCGCGTTCCTCGGCTGGGCGCTGGTAAAGGCCACCGACAGCGATGGCGAGAGCGCGTTCTCGGTGCCGCCCGTCCAGCTGGCCGTGGTGCTGCTGGTCGGGGTCGCGGTGGGTGTCCTGGCCGGGTGGCGGCCCGCGCGGCGGGCGGCGCGGCTGGATGTGCTGCGGGCGATCGCGGCGGACTGA